CAGATGTTCGCCGCCGCCTACGGCGCAGACGCGAAGATGGGCAGCGAAAAGCTCAAGGCCGCGGTGCCCTTCGTCTCCCAGATCATCCAGCACACCGCGCCCTTCGCCGGCAAGAGCATCAAGAACCAGGCGCTCTTTACCCAGGCGGTGACGCAGATCACCTCCAGCTTCGCGGACCTGCTCAACTCCCTGGGCGACTGATGAACTGCTGACCGAGGGCGTGGTCGGCTGCCTGAACGACTCGGCGTGGTTCAAGGCCCAGTACGGCTCCGCCAACTCGCGCAAAAGGAAACGGCAGGCCGCCCGGCCTGCCGTCTTTTTTCTTGTCTGCGGGAATCCGCGTCCATCCGCGGCGAAGAAGCTCTTACCCGATATCCTCGTTCCAGCCTTCCAGGTACTTGGCCACGGCGGCGAGGAACTGGTCGGCCACGGCGCCGTCCACGATGCGGTGATCGTAGCCCATGGAGATATGGCAGATGGAGCGGATGGCGATGGAATCGCTTCCGTCTTCGGCCGTCACCACCACCGGCTGCTTCTTGATGGAGCCCACGCCCATGATCGCCACCTGCGGCTGCGGGATGATGGGCAGCCCGAACATCTGCCCGTAGCTGCCCGGGTTGGTGATGGTGAAGGTGCCGCCGGCCACGTCGTCGGGGGCCAGCTTCTTGGCGCGCGCCCGCTCCGCCAGGTCCAGGATCGCGCGCTGCAAGCCCAGAAAGTTCTTCTCCTCGGCGTTCTTGATGACGGGCACGATCAGCCCCCAGTCCAGCGAGACCGCCACTCCCAGGTTGATGTTGCGGTGGTAGCGGATGTTGTCGCCCTCGACCGAGGAGTTGACGATGGGCACCTGGCGCAGCGCCTGCACCGCCGCCCGGCAGAAGAAGGTGGTGAAGGTCAGGCGCGAGCCGGTGCGCTGCTCGAAGGCCGCCTTCTCGCGCTCGCGTAACTGCACGATGCGGGTCATGTCCACTTCGAAGACGGAATGCACGTGTGCGCTGGTGCGCTTGGATTCCACCATGCGCTCGGCGATCTTCTTGCGCATGGCGCTCATGGGCACCAGCTCTCCGGGAATGACCGCGGGCGCCGCCGGGACTGAGGGAGCCGGCATCGCCGGGGCCGCGGCCGCGCGCGTGGGCGCTGGAGGAAGCCCCGCCGCCGGCGCGCCCGCCCCGTGCTTCTCCAGGAAGCTCATGATGTCCTGCTTGGAGATGCGGCCGCCCAGGCCCGTGCCCGGCACCTGCGCCAGGCTGATGCTGTGTTCCTTGGCGATGCGCCGCACCAGCGGGGAAGAGCGCACCCGCCCGCCCTCTTCTCCGGGGAACTCGATGACCTCGCGCGCTGCCGCCGCGGGAGCAGCCGCTGGCTTGGCTGCGGCGACCGGAACTGGCGGTGCCGGTTTCGCCGCCGCTGGTGCGGGAGCCGGCGCCGCCTTGGGCGCCTCCGCCTTGGCCGGGGCCGGGGGAAGCGCCGCCACCACCGCCGCGCCTTCCGCGTCGATCACGCCCACCACCGTGTTCACCTGCACGGTGGTGCCTTCCGCCACCTTGATCTCCTTGAGCACGCCCGAGGCGGGCGCGGGGATCTCGGCGTCCACCTTGTCGGTGGAGATCTCGAACAGGGGCTCGTCGCGCTGCACCTTGTCGCCGGGCTTCTTCAGCCACTTGGTCAGCGTGCCTTCGAAGATCGACTCCCCCATCTGGGGCATGATCACATCGG
This window of the Terriglobales bacterium genome carries:
- the sucB gene encoding 2-oxoglutarate dehydrogenase, E2 component, dihydrolipoamide succinyltransferase, which codes for MPTDVIMPQMGESIFEGTLTKWLKKPGDKVQRDEPLFEISTDKVDAEIPAPASGVLKEIKVAEGTTVQVNTVVGVIDAEGAAVVAALPPAPAKAEAPKAAPAPAPAAAKPAPPVPVAAAKPAAAPAAAAREVIEFPGEEGGRVRSSPLVRRIAKEHSISLAQVPGTGLGGRISKQDIMSFLEKHGAGAPAAGLPPAPTRAAAAPAMPAPSVPAAPAVIPGELVPMSAMRKKIAERMVESKRTSAHVHSVFEVDMTRIVQLREREKAAFEQRTGSRLTFTTFFCRAAVQALRQVPIVNSSVEGDNIRYHRNINLGVAVSLDWGLIVPVIKNAEEKNFLGLQRAILDLAERARAKKLAPDDVAGGTFTITNPGSYGQMFGLPIIPQPQVAIMGVGSIKKQPVVVTAEDGSDSIAIRSICHISMGYDHRIVDGAVADQFLAAVAKYLEGWNEDIG